The sequence below is a genomic window from Zhongshania aliphaticivorans.
ACTATTATTATGCACCCAAAAATCCAGGCACTATTATTTAAACCATTACCCACCACGACAGGTAATCACCAATATTAAAAGGGTGCACTGGCACTCAGAAACCAGCAACAATCAGATAAGAAGTAATACATTGATCTCGCGCATCCAATTAACGCACAGGAAGAAATTGCGACCAACACGCAACGGTAGCGAGTCGATAATTCGAAGACATACTTATTAGAAAAATCGGCACTGTCCGGAAAAAACAGGTTAACCAATAAAATTATATTGCCACTTAACTGCCCAAGGAGGGCAACCATCACCCACCTTAGGCCCTTACCTACACTTGACCCAATGAGATTAATTCGCCAAATTATGGCAAGTATAACCACAAGGTTTCTTATGATCGTTATGACACTCATTGCGACAATCCTTGTCACTAAATAGATCTAAAAATTTGCAGCCAAAAAACCCTACCACATCAAATAATGTTTTTTCAAGACTGCTACCGTATCAACGCCTGAATTTATGCACCCAACTCCGACGGCATCTCTGCAAATCATAGCTTAGATTAGCCACTCATGTTGTCACCTAATTTCATCTCTTAATTCTCTGGCTCCTTTAGCTTCACCTCTTCTGACAGAATTTCTCACCCTGCCCACCCCATAATTTCATCCGCCCCGCCTCGCGCCAAATCAATGCCGCCAAAGCACTAATTTCGCTCAGCAATCACCGGCTCTCCTACTACCACCAGTATGCTTTGGCGTGCTGAATAACGGCAACTTCAGGTGCCCGAGCTGATCAGAAAATATCGACCCGACAGCGTGGGTTTTAACAAGCCCAGCAGTGCCAATTAGCCAATTTTTTTGACGAAAACAATACACTTCTGTTTATTAAGCCGCCACCTACGGTTCGGACACTAGCCGCGCCGCCCGTAAACAGGGATAATACGCGGCCTTGTTTCGCGCCAGAGAGCTAGCCCCACGCCATGAAAGAAAAAGTTGCCGCACATATCCATCAGGCCCTGCAAACCCTGCGCAGCGCCCACGCTTGGCCGGAAGATCTGGTGGCAAATATTCAGGTGGAGCACACCCGCGACAAGGCCCACGGCGATTTTGCCAGCAATATCGCGATGACCTTGGCCAAGCCCTTAAAGTCTAACCCCCGCGCCATTGCCCAACTCATTGTCGATGCCCTGCCCGAGACCAGCGATATTGTTAAAGTCGACATCGCCGGACCCGGCTTTATTAACTTTTTCGTTGACGAAGCCAGTAACTATCAGGTTTTACACGATATTTTCGCTCAGGGTGAGCAGTTTGGCCGTCACCCCAGCCGCAATAAATCGATGCAGGTTGAGTTTGTCTCTGCCAACCCGACTGGCCCGCTGCACGTTGGCCACGGTCGCGGCGCAGCCTACGGCGCCAGCGTTGCCAATATGCTGGAAGCCGCTGGCTACGATGTGTGCCGTGAATATTACGTGAATGACGCCGGTCGCCAGATGGATATCCTCGGCACCAGCGTATGGCTGCGCTATTTGCAAGCCTGCGGCGAAACCATCACCTTCCCCAGCAATGGCTACCAGGGTGACTATATTGCCGACTATGGCCGCGAGCTGCTGGCCGAGCACGGCGAAATTCTGCGCCACTCCGCCGCTGAGGCCTTTGCTGGCGTTTGCGCTGACGCCCCCGAGGGCGACAAAGAAAAACATATCGACGGCCTTATCAACCGCGCCAAAGCGCTACTTGGCGACAACTACCAGATTACGTTTAACAAGGGCTTAGATGCCATTCTTGGCGATATTCGCAGCGATTTGGCCGAATTCGGCATCGAATACCAACAGTGGTTTTCTGAGCGCAGCCTGACCCAGAACCCCGATCAGGTCGCCCGCGCCATCGCCAAATTACAGAACAATGGTTTTATTGAAGAGCGCGATGGCGCCCTGTGGTTTATGTCGACCCGCTTTGGCGACGACAAAGACCGCGTGGTGAAGCGCGACAATGGTCAAACCACCTATTTCGCCTCCGACATTGCCTACCACCTCAATAAGTTTGAGCGCGGCTTCGACACCGTGGTCAATATTTGGGGCGCCGATCACCATGGCTATATCTGCCGGGTTAAAGCAGCACTGCAAGCCATGGGCATCGATCCCGAAAAACTCGTGGTGCGGCTGGTGCAGTTTGTGTCGCTGTATCGCGGCGACCAGCAAGTACAAATGTCGACCCGCTCGGGCTCGTTTGTGACCCTGCGCGAGCTGCGTGAAGACGTTGGCAATGACGCCGCGCGCTTCTTCTATATTATGCGCAAGGCCGACCAAGCCACCGATTTCGATTTGGAATTAGCGAAGTCCGAGACCAAGGACAATCCGGTTTACTATATTCAGTACGCCCACGCTCGGGTAGCCAGCATTCTGCGCAAACTCGCTGAGCAGGGCGAAACATGGACGCCAGCGGCGGGCCTTGCCAATTTAGCCAAGCTAGATAATGAAGCCGAAAAAGACCTGTTAGTAAAATTGTCACGCTACCCTGAGACACTGGCCAGCGCCGCCGAGCACTTTGAGCCCCACAGCTTGGCACATTATTTACGAGAAT
It includes:
- the argS gene encoding arginine--tRNA ligase — encoded protein: MKEKVAAHIHQALQTLRSAHAWPEDLVANIQVEHTRDKAHGDFASNIAMTLAKPLKSNPRAIAQLIVDALPETSDIVKVDIAGPGFINFFVDEASNYQVLHDIFAQGEQFGRHPSRNKSMQVEFVSANPTGPLHVGHGRGAAYGASVANMLEAAGYDVCREYYVNDAGRQMDILGTSVWLRYLQACGETITFPSNGYQGDYIADYGRELLAEHGEILRHSAAEAFAGVCADAPEGDKEKHIDGLINRAKALLGDNYQITFNKGLDAILGDIRSDLAEFGIEYQQWFSERSLTQNPDQVARAIAKLQNNGFIEERDGALWFMSTRFGDDKDRVVKRDNGQTTYFASDIAYHLNKFERGFDTVVNIWGADHHGYICRVKAALQAMGIDPEKLVVRLVQFVSLYRGDQQVQMSTRSGSFVTLRELREDVGNDAARFFYIMRKADQATDFDLELAKSETKDNPVYYIQYAHARVASILRKLAEQGETWTPAAGLANLAKLDNEAEKDLLVKLSRYPETLASAAEHFEPHSLAHYLRELAGDFHTYYNAHKMLGEDVAVRDARLALACAVQQVLRNGLSLLGVSAPEEM